From the Daphnia magna isolate NIES linkage group LG3, ASM2063170v1.1, whole genome shotgun sequence genome, one window contains:
- the LOC116919083 gene encoding protein Spindly-B isoform X1, with amino-acid sequence MEHNVETCPVKKQMEELEQNCNVLQANLQLSAVYGKSLLDEINVLKRQIKDMQTLQEESVQENHNLRMQLEVSQKLHLSQNSEFESLKESLIKTEKLNEQLKALDEEQHRKESSLMSQIANFKDQEETHKEQYELKIKELEAEIKHLKSAEREPVVVNCNHDEEISQLQMDLEITNQSKNKLEEDLLSKHNEIQQFHSKEKQHINKISELEYEILAKEKSLASSEKLLEEKRVEILELQALLEAERVSQTNPEKRGNSIFSEVEDRRQQVERHLAKLTTLLDKEKKKNLDLQAEIVKVKNQVAFLACGGNNAESSRSVDQLENLLRSTNSQNKDLLQKIEVLEKKAQSACYPVPQLEDTKKWMQAMLSQKQEENDKLRAEIRDHIRANLCQNDQTMQLTKRFHEAEKNFQRARGEVFRLKLQIEEMMANDKAPCASSPVHSIPPTRVVEDLKFVMKNQESMKQQEKPLKERVVLQNHCDPNMFNTSAGVEEASIAEEQNHTIILDIPTKPSSDEAADTLHYVETSQCSLKRQVRMNNHVYVKYEDGDTTLENLCEDKFTAGYKNNKPVRQQVEVVDVPTATPVMECNQQ; translated from the exons ATGGAACACAATGTTGAAACTTGCCCTGTGAAGAAACAAATGGAAGAATTGGAACAAAATTGTAATGTGCTCCAGGCAAATCTGCAGTTATCTGCAGTTTATGGCAAAAGTTTGCTTGATGAAATCAATGTCCTTAAACGCCAGATCAAAGACATGCAAACTCTTCAAGAG GAATCTGTTCAAGAAAATCACAATCTTCGAATGCAACTTGAAGTTTCACAAAAGTTGCATCTTTCTCAGAACTCAGAGTTTGAATCTTTGAAGGAATCACTtataaaaactgaaaaattaaatgagcAGCTTAAAGCATTAGATGAAGAACAGCACAGAAAAGAATCATCTCTTATGTCTCAG ATTGCCAACTTCAAAGATCAAGAAGAAACCCACAAAGAACAGTATGAATTAAAGATTAAAGAACTTGAAGCTGAGATCAAACATCTTAAGTCTGCTGAGCGTGAACCTGTTGTAGTGAACTGCAATCATGATGAAGAAATTTCTCAATTACAA ATGGATCTAGAAATAACTAATCAGAGCAAGAACAAACTGGAAGAAGACCTGTTATCCAAACATAATGAAATACAGCAATTTCATTCTAAGGAAAAGCAACATATCAACAAAATTTCAGAACTCGAGTACGAAATTTTAGCAAAAGAAAAGTCGTTGGCGTCGTCTGAAAAGCTTTTAGAG GAGAAGCGTGTTGAAATTTTAGAGTTACAAGCTTTGCTCGAAGCTGAGCGCGTATCGCAAACCAATCCAGAGAAACGAGGCAACTCAATTTTTAGCGAAGTCGAAGATCGTCGACAACAGGTCGAGCGACATTTAGCTAAATTGACAACTCTTTTAgacaaggaaaagaagaaaaatttggaTTTACAAGCAGAAATTGTTAAAGTCAAG AACCAAGTGGCGTTTTTAGCGTGTGGGGGAAACAATGCTGAGTCTAGCAGAAGTGTAGATCAGCTAGAAAATCTTTTACGTTCTACGAATTCACAAAACAAG GATTTGTTGCAGAAAATTGAGGTTCTGGAAAAGAAAGCCCAGTCTGCTTGCTATCCAGTTCCCCAATTAGAAGACACCAAGAAGTGGATGCAAGCAATGCTTTCCCAGAAACA agaAGAAAATGATAAGCTGCGCGCTGAAATCCGAGACCATATCCGTGCTAATTTATGCCAAAACGACCAAACAATGCAACTTACGAAACGATTTCATGAAGCGGAAAAGAATTTTCAGCGAGCACGAGGGGAAGTTTTCCGTCTTAAACTCCAGATTGAAGAAATGATGGCCAACGACAAAGCACCGTGTGCCTCCTCGCCCGTCCACTCTATTCCTCCGACTCGTGTGGTCGAAGATTTGAAATTCGTCATGAAAAACCAAGAAAGTATGAAACAACAGGAGAAGCCGCTGAAAGAGAGAGTAGTTCTCCAAAATCATTGTGATCCGAATATGTTCAATACGTCGGCTGGCGTTGAGGAAGCATCGATAGCTGAGGAACAGAACCATACAATAATT TTGGACATTCCCACGAAACCCTCAAGTGATGAAGCAGCTGATACACTACATTATGTAGAGACATCACAATGTTCTCTTAAGCGCCAAGTGCGCATGAATAATCATGTCTATGTCAAATACGAAGATGGCGATACAACTTTGGAAAATCTCTGTGAAGATAAATTTACTGCCGGCTACAAGAACAACAAACCGGTCAGGCAGCAAGTTGAAGTGGTAGACGTACCGACAGCAACGCCCGTCATGGAATGTAATCAGCAATAA
- the LOC116919083 gene encoding protein Spindly-B isoform X2 has protein sequence MEHNVETCPVKKQMEELEQNCNVLQANLQLSAVYGKSLLDEINVLKRQIKDMQTLQEESVQENHNLRMQLEVSQKLHLSQNSEFESLKESLIKTEKLNEQLKALDEEQHRKESSLMSQIANFKDQEETHKEQYELKIKELEAEIKHLKSAEREPVVVNCNHDEEISQLQMDLEITNQSKNKLEEDLLSKHNEIQQFHSKEKQHINKISELEYEILAKEKSLASSEKLLEEKRVEILELQALLEAERVSQTNPEKRGNSIFSEVEDRRQQVERHLAKLTTLLDKEKKKNLDLQAEIVKVKNQVAFLACGGNNAESSRSVDQLENLLRSTNSQNKDLLQKIEVLEKKAQSACYPVPQLEDTKKWMQAMLSQKQEENDKLRAEIRDHIRANLCQNDQTMQLTKRFHEAEKNFQRARGEVFRLKLQIEEMMANDKAPCASSPVHSIPPTRVVEDLKFVMKNQESMKQQEKPLKERVVLQNHCDPNMFNTSAGVEEASIAEEQNHTLDIPTKPSSDEAADTLHYVETSQCSLKRQVRMNNHVYVKYEDGDTTLENLCEDKFTAGYKNNKPVRQQVEVVDVPTATPVMECNQQ, from the exons ATGGAACACAATGTTGAAACTTGCCCTGTGAAGAAACAAATGGAAGAATTGGAACAAAATTGTAATGTGCTCCAGGCAAATCTGCAGTTATCTGCAGTTTATGGCAAAAGTTTGCTTGATGAAATCAATGTCCTTAAACGCCAGATCAAAGACATGCAAACTCTTCAAGAG GAATCTGTTCAAGAAAATCACAATCTTCGAATGCAACTTGAAGTTTCACAAAAGTTGCATCTTTCTCAGAACTCAGAGTTTGAATCTTTGAAGGAATCACTtataaaaactgaaaaattaaatgagcAGCTTAAAGCATTAGATGAAGAACAGCACAGAAAAGAATCATCTCTTATGTCTCAG ATTGCCAACTTCAAAGATCAAGAAGAAACCCACAAAGAACAGTATGAATTAAAGATTAAAGAACTTGAAGCTGAGATCAAACATCTTAAGTCTGCTGAGCGTGAACCTGTTGTAGTGAACTGCAATCATGATGAAGAAATTTCTCAATTACAA ATGGATCTAGAAATAACTAATCAGAGCAAGAACAAACTGGAAGAAGACCTGTTATCCAAACATAATGAAATACAGCAATTTCATTCTAAGGAAAAGCAACATATCAACAAAATTTCAGAACTCGAGTACGAAATTTTAGCAAAAGAAAAGTCGTTGGCGTCGTCTGAAAAGCTTTTAGAG GAGAAGCGTGTTGAAATTTTAGAGTTACAAGCTTTGCTCGAAGCTGAGCGCGTATCGCAAACCAATCCAGAGAAACGAGGCAACTCAATTTTTAGCGAAGTCGAAGATCGTCGACAACAGGTCGAGCGACATTTAGCTAAATTGACAACTCTTTTAgacaaggaaaagaagaaaaatttggaTTTACAAGCAGAAATTGTTAAAGTCAAG AACCAAGTGGCGTTTTTAGCGTGTGGGGGAAACAATGCTGAGTCTAGCAGAAGTGTAGATCAGCTAGAAAATCTTTTACGTTCTACGAATTCACAAAACAAG GATTTGTTGCAGAAAATTGAGGTTCTGGAAAAGAAAGCCCAGTCTGCTTGCTATCCAGTTCCCCAATTAGAAGACACCAAGAAGTGGATGCAAGCAATGCTTTCCCAGAAACA agaAGAAAATGATAAGCTGCGCGCTGAAATCCGAGACCATATCCGTGCTAATTTATGCCAAAACGACCAAACAATGCAACTTACGAAACGATTTCATGAAGCGGAAAAGAATTTTCAGCGAGCACGAGGGGAAGTTTTCCGTCTTAAACTCCAGATTGAAGAAATGATGGCCAACGACAAAGCACCGTGTGCCTCCTCGCCCGTCCACTCTATTCCTCCGACTCGTGTGGTCGAAGATTTGAAATTCGTCATGAAAAACCAAGAAAGTATGAAACAACAGGAGAAGCCGCTGAAAGAGAGAGTAGTTCTCCAAAATCATTGTGATCCGAATATGTTCAATACGTCGGCTGGCGTTGAGGAAGCATCGATAGCTGAGGAACAGAACCATACA TTGGACATTCCCACGAAACCCTCAAGTGATGAAGCAGCTGATACACTACATTATGTAGAGACATCACAATGTTCTCTTAAGCGCCAAGTGCGCATGAATAATCATGTCTATGTCAAATACGAAGATGGCGATACAACTTTGGAAAATCTCTGTGAAGATAAATTTACTGCCGGCTACAAGAACAACAAACCGGTCAGGCAGCAAGTTGAAGTGGTAGACGTACCGACAGCAACGCCCGTCATGGAATGTAATCAGCAATAA